gcgtgaccgttcgtgggactgcactgcgaatatcttcctgcatcgacatagttcggctacttcaagcaaggccagtcgaatagcatgtctattccagccggtaacggcgcaaccggtgcccccGGCACCGGTCCCGTCTTGTGGTACATACTAAACCTATTCTGGTTTAATTCTTTattcatgcttattagtgagaataacatgaacacatgcacatatctcACAAACACATTATCACTTATCTATATCATaaaattgctagtaatatttggaattaaaatataccgaaaattgcctatAATTCTAACAGAGGAGTTACCGGGGTCGGGGCTGTTCCTCCCGCGTGCGGTGGCGGAGGAAGGAGGATGGGAGTCGGAGCTCGTGCTGTGCTGCGGCTACCGGCCGATGCTCGTGTCGCCGGGGAGCATCGTCGGCGCACCGCCGCGCCAGCGCAGCGCAGGTGGCGTGCTTGCGGCCATGAGACCGCTGCTGGAGAGGGACATGAATGCGGGGAGGGAGAGGACGCTGAACGCGGTTTGCTTCATGAACCTGCTTTACATTATGACGAGGCTGCCTGACAACGCAGAGGACGTAATCCAGGAGGTGGGATGGGGATCGTTATTGCCATTCTCTCTGCGATGAATGAATGGATTGTTCATAGTGCTCTAGATAGGTAATATATAGTATTATCCATTGGATTATTCCCTCAATTCTTTTTATAAACGGTATGATGTGCTCGTGTTTGGTGGCCCATATGGCTCAGCAAAAATGATTCTATTTTTGATAAAGTAAACACACAATCTTAGTTGAAGATTTTTTCAGGACTACTCACTGGATCAGATTCTGGACCTTATTGCAAAAGTAGAacgtcggaggaaatctccagccgggtggcgaaAGGCAcctgcctaatcctagttaaggatgggtttggacgGGACTTAAGAACGCTCGATCGATGCgcggatgaacgcaggaaggacgcgaggatttagagtggttcaggccgccggagcgtaatactctacgtccaCTTTAGTGTTGTATTGTAAGCCTGAAGGGAGAGCAGCGCGAGCTCGTGTGTGTCCAACCTgccttctaacgagtacactctcccttttatagttcaagggaggtgcttacactgtgcgggaccccgacaggtgagCCCGGCCAACAGGGACCTACTTtatgtgatatggagatctccctCTCCAGCCCCTTGTCGCTGCCTTCACGGTTGGGAAGATAACGTGCGTATCTACAACTTGGATGTGGTCGTGTGCTGTCCTGcaggcacagtgaccgctgtcagcgttacccaacagtggtgcTGTGTTGCCACTGTTGGGTGCGATTCTGGCAGGCGTGGGGGCAGTGCTGTcccgccgcgccgttgcctccgtgcgcactgtagcagcgtaCGCCTCAGCTCACCTGTTACATGCCATCATCACGCTGCGCGCCgcaccgtgacgggactgcacgccGCTTGCGCACAGTAACGGTGATATGACGCGCCGCTTTgaaaacaggcgggcttaccgtggtgtcagcctacctgccccgtgtgtcagggGCAGGCCACACCTTTTGACTTGAGGGcacccggcccagctaccgcattaaatgctggtaggtgggctggagatcCGCGAAGGGCCTCGTGCCACgcgcacgtggcagggccagccccgctcccaccgcaggggcggcacgtggcggcaccggacccctctcCGGAGGGTGGGGTTCCGGGCTCCCGAGGCCGATcggagcggtcaggcccgtgatggtccggccatcacacgcggtggccccggacctccctgggaaGTCCGGGTCggcgggggctacccgagagctccctTGCCTTACGTGGCAtgcggaggccccggacctcagagagctcggggagggtccggagaccacggtcccagctgtcaggaccgggccgtatgccacgtcacccagagggcgagggggagatcacgtatggtgatacgctaagggcctggacaccctagcagaaGGTACCCCTGTCTATATGTACCGATATAGGAGAAACAGAATAATATACCAGGAACTTATTGAGCTTGCGGGACTACGGCAATTGCTATCTTTACGAAAAATGGGTGACAATTTAGTAATAGATTTTGCTTATAAGGTTGTAACTTTTAATTCCGTTTTGTTGGTTACAAGTGGTTATTTTATAATAAAGGCTGGATGTATTACATTGCTATTAGAAGTCGAGATATTAAATTATTCCTTTATTAAAAAATGATGTGTTCGTGTAAAGTATGCAAGAAGTCTAGAGAGAAAATTCCTTCTACGCCATCAGAATTTATACCTATCCCTACGTGCCATTCAAAATTACATGTTCCCTTCATTGCCATCGGTTTTCATTTTAGGTCCCTCCTATGCCACTACTGTTCATATTGCTATTAATTCCACCGTTACAAGCCTGTTCACCGTTTATTTCTCTGCTCGTGAGCCGCGGTGCCTATGTGCAAAACCCAAATCATGGTGGCGGTAGCGGCCTCACACCTCTTGGCGAGCGCCGCGTTCAGCCTCGCCACGGAGGCTGCCCTTCGCGCCTTCACCGCGAGCCGCATCGCCTCGGCCCCTTGACAGCCGCTGCGGCCTCTAACTCGGCCTCCCACGCACGCATCTGCACagctcctcgccgtcgtcacGCGCGCGGCCTGCACGGCTGCTGCCACCAGAGTCGAGGTCTTCACTGTTCTCGCTGATACGAAGTGCAGCATGGAGGCCCGTGGGTGGACGCACTGCGGCCGCCTGGCTTGCGTGATGTTCCTGCATGGGGAGGACGAGGATGCCGACCGCATGTCGCGCACCCTTGCCCACCTCGGCCACCTCCTCCATGGGGATGTCGAGCTGACCGGCGCCGTGGCCTGTCGCTCACGCCGACCGCCGCCTCCACTAGCTCGGCAGCTTATGGATGATGCGCTAGGTTGGTCGGGCGTCGCCACCGCGCCGAATCGCGGCCGCCGCACTCGCTAGATATATAAGATTTTTTAAAGCAAATTTCAACATCTATAGATATGCAATTGCGGAATTGCCCTGTGCACATGGGGTTGGATTCAAAGTTTTGTCACGGGCTAATTATGTTTATCCTATCGGTAGGAAGCGTACACCAAAGGGGTGGTGGCGCAGTTGGCTAGCGCGTAGGTCTCATAGCTAAAGCGAGTGATCCTGAGGTCGAGAGTTCGAGCCTCTCTCACCCCAATTATTTTTGTCCTGTTTCTTTTCCGGGCTCCTTCCAACGAGGAATTCGCAGGCGTGCACCAAAGGTTTTAAATGGTTTTCATTTCTAGGCTCCTTCCAACGAGGAATTTGTGGACCTGTGTCAAGGTTTTAAATAGCCGGCTATAGCTGCTAGTAAGGGGCAGTTGTTATGGTATTTAGCGAGCTTTTTTTGTCCTGTGTGAGCCTCCATTAAGATTTTAAATAGCCGGCTATAATGGTTAAGAAGGGCTGCTGTTATGACATTTAGCTCCGCTAAAGCTCGCTAAATACCGACAATTTAAACAGCCCTACCGCTAAATATTTTAGCTGGCGATTTAAAAACATGAGCTGCATGCAGCCCAGCAGCGGCCAGTTCAGCAGTCAGCAGCACCCCTCGCCCTTCCTTTttttctatctctttatttcgaAGGACTGGAAGCACATGGTCGGAGATGCTCTTGCTGTCTTGCACATGCCGAGCTCAAGTCGCCCAAATACTTATAGCCGGAACTTCAGAGACATTCCCTTATCTACCCAGAGGCCAGAGGCGTCAATTTTATACCTTCAATAGCACAACTATCTGCTTGCGGGACGCGCCGGCCGGCGTCATCTTCTCTAAAGTCAATTCGTGTCCGATGACCCCCAATCCAGGCCAACAGCCTCATCAAACGTTTGCCCCCACATGGCCGACGACGGAGACCATCCAACAGCAACATGGCATATGCTGGTTGCTGGGCTCAGCATATGCGCGTCCCATCCTACGCAGGAGGCAGGAGCAGGAACCACGGCTAGCTCTAGGCCTTCTAGCTGGAACGGAGGttgacgacgacggcgaccaGTTTCCTTTCTTGGTGGAGCTTCGGCGTCAGGGACTCGAGGTTTTGCCCATGCCTCGCCTCCTCTCTCTACCAATCTACTTCTACGGTTCTACCTACCGCCAGTGGTTAGGGCCCAGGGCGAGATCTGCGGCGGAGCATAACCAGCTGGACCTATGAAATCGCTGCCGGATCTGGGTTCTGAGCTGGACAGAGTGCGGGGTTTATACTTATATGGAGGTGTTTTGGTTGGGGCTCCATGATTAATGATGACCTGCAGATCGATGTTTCGATATGATGGCTTTAGCTGTTCCTACTGTACGTCTGATCTGGCAGTGTACACGCGAGGATCCTTCCGAAGCAGAGCACCTGCCGAGGTCTCCTGTGTTTCCCAGCTGTGCGTGGGtaattttcttttcccttttgaaAGTTAGCGTGTGAGTAATTTTCTCAAGGACACCAGATTGAGAATGGTTCTGTCCCTCTTTCCCGCTGTTCTCCGGCCTCTTTCGTGCATAGAAAGGAATGCACTGACGGCTCATCCTCTAGCTGCCAAATCTGAGTGTCCCCACAGCATCACTACATGTCTACATCCTCTAGGGCACATGTTTACAGCAAAATGAAGTACTCCTAAACGAGGGGCTCCTTGGAGTTTCGAATGAACCCTGGACGAGGCATGGCAAATCCTTTTCTGAGTTTGTGAAATTTGTAAAGCTAGTCAGAGTGGAGGATTTCATATTGACGTTTGTAAGATTGCCACATCAGCAAGaagaaaataaaatattatTTCAAATTACCCCTTTAGTGCATGGTTTGATATTATTATTTCATAGACTTCACATAAAATTTAATTTCATGACTTATGAAGAGTGGTATTTGTATCAAGCTGTGGTTTCATCCAAATGAAATTGGTTTTTTCTTTCTTCTATTAAAATTTCTACTATATTACCAAATTAACTGATGTGTCACTTTATTTAATGCGCATGAAACTTCTATAAAACTATCACCGCAAATGACCTAATGCAACCTAAATTGCATTATTTAGAGATAACTAACACCGACTCTGCTTTGCCCATGCTCATTGGTACCTCAAGCTCTAGTTCTTGAGATATCCACAATTTTTCTGAGCTCTCCCGCACAATCCTATTTTTGTGTAGTACACTTTTATGCTTTGTCGGTCACAACAAATAAATTTATAAGATTTTTACTTCAGACTTGGATGTTTGTTTAAGGAGAACCGAGGTGCTAGCCCGACACGCCCCTTTTTGACCACTACGGTAGCCGGCTAGCCGCCGCCCTGGCATGCACAGTCCACACCGAGGCCAAATTCCTAGGTGAATTTGCTAGTAGTACTAAAATTATGCTGTCGGAGCACTCGCCATTTCAGGAATCATCGTACGCGGTGAGCGGTGACGGTGACTGCTCGCTCGCAGGAACAGGCGGTAAACTACTCCTgctaaggctatctccagcgatgtCCTCTAAATTTCATCCTCTACTtccatcctccatatcaacttcattcCCTATACCAAACCTAACTCCAACGATATCCTCTATTTGCatcctctataccccacaatctcaattttttttttctatttttccaACCGCCGcaaccccccccctcctctgcctccgccccccctcctcctcctctccgcccgcccgcccgcccctcctcgtcctccgcccgcccccgcctccgccgccgcccacccctcctcctcctccgcgccgcccgcccgcccctcctcctccgcccgccggccgctcctccgcgccgccgcgtccATCCGCCcgcccccctgctcctcctcctccgcgccgcccgcccctcctcctcctcctccgcgccgcccgccccctgctcctcctcctcctcctccgcgccgcccgccccctcctcctcctcctccgcgccgcccgcccctcctcctcctcctccgccgcccgccccctcctcctcctcctcctccgcgccgcccgcctcctccctcctccctcctccctcctccgcgcccgcctcctcctccctcctccctcctccgcgcccgccgccttccgcgcccgcccgcccctcctcctcctcctccgcgccgcccgccccctcctcctcctcctcctccgcgccgcccgcctcctccctcctccgcgcccgccgcctcctccctcctccctcctccgcgcccgcctcctcctccctcctccctcctccgcgcccgccgccttccgcgcccgccccctcctccgcgcccctgcccgccgcgcgccgtgctcctccgcctccgccccccgcgcccctccctcctccgcctcccgcgccgcgccgccccgccgcctcccgcgccgccccgccgctcccctgccgcgcccggcgcccctcccgcgcccgcgccgcccgccgtcccgcgccgccccgccgctcccctgccgcgcccgtcgcccctcccgcgcccgcgcagcccgccgtcccgcgccgccccgccgctcccctgccgcgccgcccccgcctgccgcgccgccccgccgctcccctgccgcgccgcccctcctccgcgccctccgcctccgccgcgccgccgacgctcccctgccgccgcccgtggcccctcccgcgcccgcgccgcccccctgccgcgccgcccgccgtcccgcgccgcccctgcccgcgcgccgcccctccgcctcgcccctgccgcgccgcccctgccgtcccgcgcccctccgccccggcgccctccgccctccgcccgtcgcccgtcgcccctcccgcgcccgcgcggaAGCTGGTGAAGATGCGGGCCCCGCGACCGGGATGGAGGACGCATCCTCTGTGCGGGACGGATGCGGGACGGAGAGGTGGTGCTCCATTTTACCGCACCGCATAGCGGTTACCGCTGGAGCAACGCCGGATGCTACAGTGTCCGCTAAAATAGGGAACAGATCGTTTTACCGGATGCCGGTGGAGATAGCCTAATCATGGGTGTCGGGCTCGTTGTGTGGGCCGGCCACGAGTCTCCCACTCCATGAAGGCTGACGAGCAAAACGACACACCGACCTGGAAAGCCTCACCGTCACCGATGATATCCAGAATCCGATGCGCAGCGCCGAACGGTTGGATACGGCAGACCAGCTAATCCGGTCCTTGCATTGGAGACGTATCAAAGAGTACTGATCAGTAGGAGTATTTTCTCTAATAAACACGCAAGAAgatctttttccttttttttttgaaagcaACAGGCCGTCTTGCAAGGACCATGCTGCTTCATTATGCAAAACCACCAAGACAACGAAAGAAAAACAAAACACATGGAAAGGATTTCGTCTGCTTTCACAGGATAAAACGAGCGAGAGTGACGTGATACCGCAGCTGCAAACCCGCAAGGCCGCAACGTAACAAAGATTAACGCATTCCAACTCCCCCGTCCGCTTCCCTGACCACCCAGCATGCATGGCCGTGTGCCTGTCCGGTGATCCGGCCGCttcgcctctctctctctctctctctctctctctccaaaaTAAAAACCTGCGAGGAAAATGTGAAGACCCCAGCGGCAGCAGCAACCCACTGGGATACTGATCGGCGCCGGTGTCTTGTAGCCCCGCGCCGCGAGCCCCCCACTCCGTCCATCTTCTTCAACTAGTGGCAGAGCGGCCGCAACCGCTCACCCACCACTCCTTCCCCCTCAATTTCTCGCATTCATAGCGCCTCTCCCCCCGTCCGTTGGAGAGCGACGCACCAAGCGGCAGGAGGAGACGGAGCAGCACCAGCAcaggcagcggcagcggcgcagCAATGCAGGGCTCCAAGACCAAGTGAGTGCCCCCATCATTCCCTTCTCCTTCCGTGCTGCGGTTCCGGTTGCTGATCACCGCGAGGTCCCGGCGTGGCGGATCTCCGCGGGCGCCTCGGCGGGTAGAGGCGTTGGTTTTCGTCGACTGATGGTGGTTTGGTTTCCCGGAGCGCAGATCTGGCTCGGCCGAGGCGAAGAGCAACGGCAAGccggagaaggagaagaagggCGGCGCCGGCACGCCGCCGACGCCCAAGGACAGCAAGCCCCGCAAGCCGGCCGTGCCCAAGGCGAGCGCCGCCCATGGCACGCCGCGCGCAGCTGACAAGTCCCCCGGGTCGGCCGACCGCAAGGCGCCCACGCCCAAGGCCTCTTCCCGGCTCGCCACGCCTCCAGAGGTACGGCGCTACGCGATTACTGCCGCTGTGGGTGCGGAAATCTGTTTGCTTTCGCGGAATTCtgacttgtttttgatggtttcAGAAGCAAGGGAAGCCCGCGAAGCCCGCGCAGGAGCAGCAGGCCGTGAAGTCTCCTCAGGAGCTGCAGGGGCAGCTTGCCGCGGTTCAGGAGGAGCTCGTGAAGGCCAAGGAGCAGTTggtggagaaggagaaggagaaggggaaAGTCCTCGAGGAGCTGGAGCGTGCCAAGAAGGTGGCTGATGAGGCCAATGCCAAGCTGCAGGAGGCGCTGGATGCGCAGAGGAAGGCCGCGGAGGCATCGGAGGCTGAGAAATTCCCTGCTGGCCAGTCAGAGCAGACGAGCATCGAGTCTGTGCAGAGGAAGCTGGGGAGCATGCAGAGCCAGCAGGAAGCTGATGCTGCCGCGCTGCGGTCGACGGTAGAGCAGCTTGAGAAGGCTAGGTATGAGCTGGCCGATGCAATCGATGCCAAGAACGAAGCGCTCAGCCAGGTAGATGATGCCATTAGGGCCTCTGCGGCGAAGGCTGAGGAAGTTGAGCTCCTCACTGCAGAGGTTAAGCGCCTCAAAGAGCTGGTTGATTCCAAGCTGGATGGCAAGGCAAAGAAGACTGCCAATAGGATTCAGAAGCTTGAAACAGAGAACTCTGCATTAAAGCTTGAGCTTGAGAAAGCAAAGCCTGCTGAAGAGAAAGCGGTTCAATTGGAGCGTGTGGTTGAAGAACTTAAGATTGACATTGCTGATGCTAAGAAGGCAGGCTCAAAGTCAGGCGAATTAGCTGATGAATGGCAGAAGAAGGCACAGCTGCTCGAGGTCAGGTTGGAAGAAGCCGATCAGTCTAACATTTTGAAGGGCGAGTCTTTGAATTCAGCTATGGAAGAACTGGATGCAGCAAGTAGTATGCTCCGTGAGAAAGAATCCAAAGTTGCTGCTCTTCAGGACAAGGTCAGGTTCTTGGAGGATGAGGTTACTAGACAGAAGGGGGATATTGATGATTCGGGCAAACGGCTAACTGCTGCAGAGAAAGAGGCAGCTGATTTATGGGCGGAGGTCGAAGCACTTAGATTGAAGCTCCGTGCAACGGAAGAAGAGAAAATGGATGCTCTGAACAGTGATAAAAATGCTAGTTCAGAAATAGAGACCCTGACTGAACAGAAGAACCAGCTGGCTGAGGAGCTTGAAGCTAGCAAAGATGAAGTTGAGAAGGTTAAGAAGGCAATGGAAGGTCTGGCCTCGGCCTTACAGGAAATGTCAGCTGAATCTAGAGAAGCGCAGGAGAAGTACCTTCTCAAACAAGATGAGATTGAGCGTGCTCAAGCACAAGTAGAGGAACTTAACATGAGTCTGAAGAATACAAAGGAGAATTATGAGGTAATGCTTGATGAAGCAAACTATGAGAAGGTTTGCCTTACAAAGTCAATTGAAAGACTAGAAGCAGAAGCTAAGAATGCGCACGAGGAATGGCAGTCCAAGGAGCTAAGTTTTGTCAATTCTATTAAGAATGCAGAAGAAGAAATAGTCGCTATCAGGGTTCAGATGGATAGGACCATGGAGGAGGTTAAGGACAAGGAAAATGAAAATGCTGAGTTGCTGGAGAAGATGCAGCACCTTGAAGCTCAGCTAACAGAAGCTAACAGAATCAAAGAGGAAGCCAAGGCTGAAACTATCCAATGGAAGGAGAAGCTATTAGACAAAGAGAATGAGCTGCAGAACATAAAACAGGAGAATGATGATTTACAGGCAAAGGAATCAGCTTCGTCTGAGAAGATTAAGGAGCTCTCTTCCCAGCTTGCTAATGCAAAAGATGGCACAATAAATGGTAGCACCAAGGAAGAAGATAATGAGAAGGGGGGCAGTGAAGAGGACGATGAACCTGTTGTAGTAGTTGCGAAAATGTGGGAAAACAGCAAGTACACTGACTATGACTCGTCTAAGGAGAAGGAGAATGACGGCGACTCACAAATTGATTTGGAATCAAACAAGGGAGATGCAGCTCTTGACAGCAACGGGCTGCACTCGACGAAGGAGAA
The sequence above is drawn from the Panicum hallii strain FIL2 chromosome 7, PHallii_v3.1, whole genome shotgun sequence genome and encodes:
- the LOC112899707 gene encoding WEB family protein At5g16730, chloroplastic-like, whose product is MQGSKTKSGSAEAKSNGKPEKEKKGGAGTPPTPKDSKPRKPAVPKASAAHGTPRAADKSPGSADRKAPTPKASSRLATPPEKQGKPAKPAQEQQAVKSPQELQGQLAAVQEELVKAKEQLVEKEKEKGKVLEELERAKKVADEANAKLQEALDAQRKAAEASEAEKFPAGQSEQTSIESVQRKLGSMQSQQEADAAALRSTVEQLEKARYELADAIDAKNEALSQVDDAIRASAAKAEEVELLTAEVKRLKELVDSKLDGKAKKTANRIQKLETENSALKLELEKAKPAEEKAVQLERVVEELKIDIADAKKAGSKSGELADEWQKKAQLLEVRLEEADQSNILKGESLNSAMEELDAASSMLREKESKVAALQDKVRFLEDEVTRQKGDIDDSGKRLTAAEKEAADLWAEVEALRLKLRATEEEKMDALNSDKNASSEIETLTEQKNQLAEELEASKDEVEKVKKAMEGLASALQEMSAESREAQEKYLLKQDEIERAQAQVEELNMSLKNTKENYEVMLDEANYEKVCLTKSIERLEAEAKNAHEEWQSKELSFVNSIKNAEEEIVAIRVQMDRTMEEVKDKENENAELLEKMQHLEAQLTEANRIKEEAKAETIQWKEKLLDKENELQNIKQENDDLQAKESASSEKIKELSSQLANAKDGTINGSTKEEDNEKGGSEEDDEPVVVVAKMWENSKYTDYDSSKEKENDGDSQIDLESNKGDAALDSNGLHSTKENSGSTSPTKQQQQQKKKPLLKRFGGLLKKKSEN